One window of Neosynechococcus sphagnicola sy1 genomic DNA carries:
- a CDS encoding PAP/fibrillin family protein: MMTKTTLLQAIAGKNRGLLATETEKQAILAAIAQLEGYNPTPQPTKAAALLDGDWQLIYTTSRDILGINRFPLVQLGPVYQCIRVEESKLYNIAELQGLPYLEAIVSVVARFQAVSDCRISVQFERSLLGFQRLIDYRSPAHLIEQLKTGQRLWALDISLEKQERLGWVDITYLDQELRIGRGNEGSVFVLVKTS; this comes from the coding sequence ATGATGACAAAGACGACTCTCTTACAGGCGATCGCGGGGAAAAATCGGGGATTACTGGCGACGGAAACGGAAAAACAAGCGATCCTAGCGGCGATCGCCCAATTGGAAGGCTACAATCCCACCCCCCAGCCAACGAAGGCCGCCGCTCTCCTCGACGGGGATTGGCAGTTGATCTACACCACCAGTCGAGACATTCTCGGCATTAACCGTTTTCCCCTGGTTCAGCTTGGCCCGGTTTACCAATGTATCCGGGTTGAGGAGTCAAAACTCTACAATATTGCTGAATTGCAAGGCCTCCCCTATCTAGAGGCAATTGTCAGTGTGGTGGCTCGGTTTCAAGCCGTCTCCGACTGTCGGATATCGGTACAGTTTGAGCGCTCCCTGCTGGGTTTTCAGCGACTGATAGATTATCGATCGCCCGCCCACTTAATTGAACAACTCAAAACTGGGCAGCGCCTGTGGGCGTTGGATATCTCCCTAGAAAAACAAGAGCGTCTGGGCTGGGTTGATATCACCTATCTCGATCAGGAACTGCGGATTGGGCGCGGCAATGAGGGCAGTGTCTTTGTGCTGGTCAAGACATCCTAG
- the moaA gene encoding GTP 3',8-cyclase MoaA, which yields MNQVDYLRISLIDRCNFRCLYCMPEAEELDYILQQDLLTHGELLRLLEEVMIPVGFTRFRLTGGEPLLRPGVVDLVRAIAALPETQDLAMTTNGFSLATLAQDLYDAGLRRINISLDSLNPETFDQIVGGRHRSRWQQVWQGIQTAHQVGFDPLKLNVVIIPGVNDQEILDLAALTLDRGWHVRFIEFMPIGNSHLFGDRGWIASEELRQRIRARWGLMAGQVRGNGPADVFQIPGAKGTLGFISQMSECFCDRCNRVRLSADGWLRPCLLNETGQIDLKNSSAPRSYWGGTATPGTATTRHQARH from the coding sequence ATGAATCAGGTCGACTACCTTCGGATCAGCCTCATAGACCGCTGTAACTTCCGCTGCCTCTACTGCATGCCAGAAGCAGAGGAGCTTGACTATATTTTGCAGCAGGATCTATTGACCCATGGGGAACTGCTGAGGCTCCTGGAAGAGGTGATGATTCCAGTGGGGTTCACCCGGTTTCGGCTCACAGGGGGAGAACCCCTGTTACGTCCCGGTGTGGTGGATCTGGTGCGGGCGATCGCCGCCTTGCCTGAAACTCAAGATTTAGCCATGACCACCAATGGCTTCTCCCTGGCAACCCTGGCGCAGGATCTCTATGATGCGGGGTTGCGGCGCATCAACATCAGTCTTGATTCCCTCAACCCAGAAACCTTTGACCAGATTGTTGGGGGGCGGCATCGCTCTCGCTGGCAGCAGGTTTGGCAGGGTATTCAGACCGCCCACCAGGTGGGGTTTGATCCCCTGAAGCTAAACGTGGTGATTATCCCTGGGGTTAATGATCAGGAAATCTTAGATCTAGCTGCCTTAACCCTGGATCGCGGCTGGCACGTGCGGTTTATTGAGTTTATGCCCATTGGGAATTCCCATCTCTTTGGCGATCGCGGTTGGATTGCTTCCGAAGAATTGCGGCAGCGGATTCGAGCCCGCTGGGGTCTGATGGCCGGTCAAGTCAGGGGAAATGGCCCTGCGGATGTCTTCCAAATTCCTGGAGCCAAGGGCACCCTGGGGTTTATCAGCCAAATGTCAGAATGTTTCTGCGATCGCTGCAATCGCGTGCGCCTATCTGCGGATGGCTGGTTACGACCCTGCCTGCTGAACGAAACCGGACAAATCGATTTAAAAAACAGCTCTGCGCCAAGGAGCTACTGGGGCGGAACTGCAACACCAGGTACAGCAACTACTCGCCATCAAGCCCGACATTAA
- a CDS encoding PD-(D/E)XK nuclease family protein, whose product MAAISTPPLMRLSQGHLNVLADCPRKFQYLYLDHLGSPISSEQHDRQTSGSRFHLLMQQRALGLPIEPLTAGDPQLHQWLNAFVLAEAEILGSAETTAPNLPGSLTPWRQSEYPRSLYWQDFWLTIICDLLIADGQQAQILDWKTYPRPQQHRWLANNWQTRLYPFVLTETSPYTPEQISMTYWFFDTMSVEGATPSPQSLTFAYNTALHQQTRQDLTTLLNQLRGWLRNYEQAQPFPQVALSTGQCPSCPFACRCQRSSQPATAFQATKIPDLAQIPEIAL is encoded by the coding sequence ATGGCAGCAATTTCCACCCCACCCTTAATGCGGCTGTCTCAGGGACATCTGAATGTGCTGGCAGACTGCCCCCGCAAGTTTCAATACCTCTATTTAGATCACCTCGGCTCCCCGATTTCCTCCGAACAGCACGATCGCCAAACCTCGGGGAGTCGCTTTCACCTGCTGATGCAACAACGAGCGTTGGGGTTACCCATTGAGCCTTTGACAGCAGGTGATCCCCAACTGCACCAGTGGCTGAACGCCTTTGTGTTGGCAGAAGCAGAAATTTTAGGGAGTGCTGAGACCACCGCCCCTAATCTCCCTGGTAGCCTCACGCCTTGGCGTCAGAGTGAATATCCACGATCGCTCTACTGGCAAGACTTTTGGCTCACTATTATCTGTGATCTGCTGATCGCGGATGGTCAACAGGCTCAAATTCTAGACTGGAAAACCTATCCTCGGCCCCAGCAGCACCGCTGGCTGGCAAACAACTGGCAAACCCGGCTGTATCCCTTTGTCCTCACGGAAACCAGTCCCTATACACCGGAGCAAATTTCCATGACCTACTGGTTCTTCGACACGATGAGCGTGGAGGGAGCAACCCCTAGCCCCCAAAGCTTGACCTTTGCGTATAATACCGCCCTGCATCAGCAGACTCGGCAGGATCTCACCACTCTCTTGAACCAACTCAGGGGCTGGCTGCGAAACTACGAACAGGCACAACCCTTTCCCCAAGTTGCCCTCTCCACCGGGCAATGTCCTAGCTGCCCCTTTGCGTGCCGCTGTCAGCGCAGTTCTCAGCCAGCGACCGCGTTCCAGGCCACCAAGATTCCAGATCTAGCCCAAATTCCAGAAATCGCCCTGTAG
- a CDS encoding DUF3134 domain-containing protein — translation MVYNPSLREEPREQRAAVIPLKPGASILNWLESSGRLLARDGHDFDYPADGEEISELMGGDDNTYEVDDDDDEVLDLED, via the coding sequence ATGGTCTACAACCCTTCCCTGCGTGAAGAGCCTCGTGAACAACGGGCAGCCGTAATTCCCCTCAAACCGGGGGCTTCGATCCTGAACTGGCTGGAAAGCAGTGGACGGTTGCTGGCTCGTGATGGTCATGATTTTGACTATCCGGCAGACGGCGAAGAAATTTCAGAGTTGATGGGTGGCGATGACAACACCTATGAAGTCGATGACGACGATGACGAGGTTCTGGATTTAGAAGATTAG